From Candidatus Omnitrophota bacterium:
CGCCCCCTGGCGGAATTTTCCGCCGCCAGATATATCAGCGCCGTCAGATAAGCGAACTCAAACACATGAGCCGACTTCCTGACAAAAAAATCCCAGATGCCCAGGCCCATGTCCATCCCCGGCATATCCGACAGATAATATATAAGTTTTGCCCACATAACAACAGCCAGCCACTGGAAAAAAACCATCAAAAGCCTATTTTGTTCTCTCTGGAAGGAGAAACCTCTCCGAAGGAGCTCTCGTATCTTTTCAGGTTCTCCGCGGCCGCCTGCATGAATCTCTTGGCGTGCGCCGGGCTCATTATCACCCTGCTGACAACGCTGGCCTTGGGCTGCTGGGGCTGAAGAAAGGCGAAATCAAAAATAATTTCCTC
This genomic window contains:
- a CDS encoding DUF3467 domain-containing protein is translated as MNREERKIQIEIDKDIQKGVYANMALISHTKEEIIFDFAFLQPQQPKASVVSRVIMSPAHAKRFMQAAAENLKRYESSFGEVSPSRENKIGF